The segment AAAAAGAAATCCATAAGGATTTTCATTATCTTTTAAGACTCTGGAAAAATATTGAAAAACGGGCAAAAAATATCAGCGCGCCTGCAGTTATCTACCAGGAAAGTGATCTGGTTATCCGTGCCATAAGAGATATATTTTCGGCTAATATACAGGAAATTATTGTGGATTCTGAGCCTGTTTACGAGAGAACAAGAGATTTTCTTCGTATTATTATGCCAAAATACGAAAAAATTCTTACTTATTATACAGAGGATAAACCATTATTCCATAAATATGCAATTGAGAAAGAAATCGAAAGCATTAATAGCAGAAAAATACCGTTGCCAAAGGGAGGTTCAATTGTAATTGAACAGACAGAAGCACTTGTTGCAATAGATGTTAACAGCGGGAGGTTTAAGGAGGAAAACGACCCGGAAGAGACAGCGTTTAAAACAAATATGAAGGCTGCCAAAGAAGTCGCACGGCAAATACGCTTAAGAGACCTTGGTGGCGTAATTGTCATAGATTTCATCGATATGCGGGAGGAAGAACATATCCATGCGATAGAAAAGGCACTTGCTGATGCCCTGAAAAGAGACAAAGCCAGGACAAAAATGCTAAAAATGTCAAAATTCTGCACCATTGAACTTACCCGTCAAAGGATACGATACAGTCTTCGTGACGTTCTTTTTGAAGAATGTAAATTCTGTAAGGGAACCGGATACACCAAAACTGTCGAAAGCCTGTGTTTAAGCGTTATGAGAGATCTTAAATTTGCTATTCATTCGCCACAGATTGTTAAGATTGAGATTTTTGTAAGTCCTGAGGTAGCTAATTATTTACAAAATCAGAAAAGAAAGCAAATGCTGGAAATAGAAGAATCTTCGAGCAAGAAGATAAATATCTTTAGTACGAATGATCATGAATATGGTAAAATAAATATTAAATATTTGAATCAAAAAGACGAACCTGTTACTCTTTAACATTCGTAAATGAGTTAAGAGATACTGTGTATGTCAGATAAATTCGGCAAGTTTATAAAAAAATCCTACAAAAAGGAGGAAAATAATAGTGTACGCAATAATAAAAGACAGGGGCAAACAATATAAGGTCAGGGTTGGTGAACGGCATCTTATTGACCTGAAAGCAAATGCGGAAATTGGCGAGACTCTGGAATTTAGCGATGTGCTGGTTTGTTCCGATGAAAAAAACAGCGCAACCTTTGGAATTTCAAATAATAAAAATGCAAAGGTTATTGCAGAAGTTGAAGGTATAAAAAAGGGTATTAAGTCCATGACAATAAAATTCCGCAGAAGGAAAGAGTCCATGAGCAGAAGGGGACACCGGGAGAAATATACCCAAATAAAGGTCAGGGAAATCGTTTCGTGTTAAGGTTTATGTGTTTTTAACGGGAGATTACAACTATGGCACATAAAAAAGGACAAGGCTCTTCAAAAAATGGAAGAGATAGTAACCCCCAAATGAGAGGGGTGAAAAGATATGGTGGTCAATTCGTAAAAACAGGTTCTGTAATCGTACGCCAGTGCGGTACAAAATTTAGGCCAGGACAAAATGTTGGTATTGGAAAGGATGATACACTCTTTTCTTTAATTGATGGGGTGGTAAAGTTTGAGACCAGGCGCCGGGTTAGCGTTTATACCACAACAACTGCCGGTTAATGGTAACCTCAAATCAGCGCCAAGGAAAGAGATTGCCTTGTTTTGGCGCCTGTGATGATATTTCTCAACGGTCATCGGGAGGAGCAAAGCGGCGAAGCAATCTTAGTACCATCAGGAGCATGGTGTCTTATAGAAGAATTTAGGAGTATCTTCTCTTATTATTCGTTTTAGGCGGTTATATCCCGAACGGTGACTGAGTAAGTGTTTGTTGATGAAGCTATTATATATGTTAAAGGAGGCGACGGAGGGAATGGGTGTGTGAGTTTCCGGAGAGAAAAATATATTCCACACGGAGGGCCGGACGGCGGTGACGGCGGCAAAGGCGGTGATGTTGTACTGTATGTTGATGGTAAGATAGATACACTGCTCGATATTTCCTCGCGGGTCAAATATAGAGCTGGAAATGGTGCACACGGGAAAGGGAATACACGGGACGGTAAATATGGTAAGGACCTCATTGTCCGCGTGCCTAGAGGGACCGTGGTAATTGACAAAGAAAGCGGCCGTATTTTAAAAGATATGGAAACTGCGGGCGAAAGTATAGTTATTGCGCGGGGAGGAAAAGGTGGAAGAGGAAACAAACATTTCGCCACTTCCACGAATCAAGTCCCGAGATATGCAGAAAAAGGACAGCCCGGTGAAGAGCGATGGTTGATCCTACAATTAAAGTTATTGGCTGATGTAGGTCTCATCGGAATGCCTAACGCGGGGAAATCGACGTTGCTTTCCCGTTTATCTGCTGCAAGACCAAAGATTGCAGCTTATCCTTTTACAACCCTCCAGCCACAGTTGGGGATCGTCGAGCTTGAGAATTTCAGGAGATTTGTTATGGCAGATATTCCCGGCCTCATTGAAGGCGCGCATAAGGGCGTGGGGCTGGGGGATGAATTTTTAAAGCACATTGAACGTACGAAATTGCTGGTCCATCTCCTGGATGTGTCTCCGTCTGCAATGGTAGATGCGGCAGATGCATATCGTACTGTCCGCAATGAATTGGAACAATTCAATCCACAACTTGCTGAAAAGAGAGAAATTGTTGTTGCAAACAAAATCGATCTCATGGAGACGGAAACCTGGAGTGAACGTATTCTGGCTCTGGAAAAGAAGATCGCCAAACCTGTTTGTCCTGTTTCGATGGTTACCGGTAAAAACCTGGAAACACTTTTAAAATTGATTGCAAGCGCCCTCGATGGAATTCAGTCCGGAGAGTGAGCAAAATATACCATGCTTTTAGCAATCGATATAGGTAATACAAACGTC is part of the Candidatus Jettenia sp. AMX2 genome and harbors:
- a CDS encoding Rne/Rng family ribonuclease; translated protein: MDKRMLINAVEPEECRIAILENNVLEELYIERSSREQIAGNIYKGKVVNIESSIEAAFVDIGLKRNGFLHVSDILPPTGEGEQIVEADTAGKIRHAHHYKIRDLLHQGQEILVQVTKEGIGTKGPSLTAYISLPGRYLVLMPGIARYGVSRKIADDEERQRLKKILANLHPPPKVGFIIRTAGENQTKKEIHKDFHYLLRLWKNIEKRAKNISAPAVIYQESDLVIRAIRDIFSANIQEIIVDSEPVYERTRDFLRIIMPKYEKILTYYTEDKPLFHKYAIEKEIESINSRKIPLPKGGSIVIEQTEALVAIDVNSGRFKEENDPEETAFKTNMKAAKEVARQIRLRDLGGVIVIDFIDMREEEHIHAIEKALADALKRDKARTKMLKMSKFCTIELTRQRIRYSLRDVLFEECKFCKGTGYTKTVESLCLSVMRDLKFAIHSPQIVKIEIFVSPEVANYLQNQKRKQMLEIEESSSKKINIFSTNDHEYGKINIKYLNQKDEPVTL
- the rplU gene encoding 50S ribosomal protein L21, with the translated sequence MYAIIKDRGKQYKVRVGERHLIDLKANAEIGETLEFSDVLVCSDEKNSATFGISNNKNAKVIAEVEGIKKGIKSMTIKFRRRKESMSRRGHREKYTQIKVREIVSC
- the rpmA gene encoding 50S ribosomal protein L27; its protein translation is MAHKKGQGSSKNGRDSNPQMRGVKRYGGQFVKTGSVIVRQCGTKFRPGQNVGIGKDDTLFSLIDGVVKFETRRRVSVYTTTTAG
- the obgE gene encoding GTPase ObgE; the encoded protein is MFVDEAIIYVKGGDGGNGCVSFRREKYIPHGGPDGGDGGKGGDVVLYVDGKIDTLLDISSRVKYRAGNGAHGKGNTRDGKYGKDLIVRVPRGTVVIDKESGRILKDMETAGESIVIARGGKGGRGNKHFATSTNQVPRYAEKGQPGEERWLILQLKLLADVGLIGMPNAGKSTLLSRLSAARPKIAAYPFTTLQPQLGIVELENFRRFVMADIPGLIEGAHKGVGLGDEFLKHIERTKLLVHLLDVSPSAMVDAADAYRTVRNELEQFNPQLAEKREIVVANKIDLMETETWSERILALEKKIAKPVCPVSMVTGKNLETLLKLIASALDGIQSGE